Genomic DNA from Equus quagga isolate Etosha38 chromosome 10, UCLA_HA_Equagga_1.0, whole genome shotgun sequence:
atcaaaccacgctgaggcagcatcccacatgccacaactagaaggacccacaaccaagaatatacaactatgtactggggggctttggggagaaaaaggaaaaaataaaatcttaaaaaaaaaaaaattttcaaatctacAATAAAGTTAGAAAGATGAATACATCAAACATTCACACACCCTTCATCTAGGTCTCCTAACTGTTCACATTTTTGCCACATGTGCCTCATCTcgctctctctgtatatatacatattattttttgcTGGATTATTTGCAGACATTATGACACTTTACCCCTTAATACTTAACTGTGTTTTTCCTGAGAACAAGGACATTTTCCTTCAATAACCATGATACATTACCATACCCAGGAAATATAACACTAATATCTAATGTATGGTCCATAATCACATTTGGGgagcatgtcttttttttttttgaggaagattagccctgagctaacatttgctgccaatcctcctctttttgctgaggaaaactggccctgagctaacatctgtgctcatcttcttctactttatatgtgggatgcctaccacagcatggcatgccaagtggtgccatgtctgcacccgggatccaaagtggcgaaacccgggccgccgagaagcggaacgtgcgcacttaaccgctgcaccaccgggccggcccctggggagCATGTCTTATTTGATCTGTGTGCTCCCAGGGACCAGCACAGGCCAGAGTTGGGGAACAAATATGAGAAGTGCCTGAGAGTTCCagggaacaaatgaatgagtgagcaagAGTGCAAACAAATGTATATGAGTGCagaacaagtgaatgaataaatacaactACTTTTATTATAATCAGCATTATTCTAGTTACACATTATAATAACTGAAACATACAACACTACAGCTCTATTGttatattgaattaaataattGTAATATACATTACTAGATTATATGCCATAATGGTAAATATAGTACAATAATTATTGTTATCAGAGCTAATACTTTTTGAGCATTCATTATGTAGCCATGCACTGTTTCAGGCATTTTACATGAATTTCCCTGATTAATCCTCATGGTGGCCTTAAGATAGCATTATCTCTAccttacaggtgaagaaattgaggcccagtgGCCAAGCCAGGATTTGGACCTAGGATACCTTCCTCCCTAGCCCACTGTGAGGGAGGGTATTGCAAGGGGTGGAGTCATCCTATCGGGAAAGGGTGGGTCCCAGAGCAGTACCTCTGGGATGACAGGTACTCACTGTCCTCAGTGGGCCGAATATCTACACGCAGCTGCAGGTAAGGTTTGGAGGCGGTGGCAAAGGCCATGCTGAGGTCCCAGTCAGACAGGAGTGAGAGGTAAGCTTCCTGCCCCAGCCGATCCCGGCCCAGGTAGTTGATGCCAAAGTTCTTCTTCCTGGACAGAAGAGGTGTGGCAGCGCTCAGTGCCCCAGTTTCCTGGAGGCCCCAGGGACAGTTTCCAAAAGAAGCAGGGGAAGACAGAAGGTGCTGAAAACAACTTCCCACTATGTGCTGGGTACTGTGCCAAGGACTGTGGGCATCCTGAGGTCAGATCGTTTATCTCCACTTTGTtacacaaacacagaaacagataCACACCTGCTTGTATCTGGAGAGCACATTGGAAACTGGTAAAATGTTGGTCCCCCCTAGGGAGGGTAACAGGGTAGCTGAGGGACAGAAGTAGGAAGAAAGCAGCCTTCTTACtgcataaaaaataaagcaatctgTATGTTATTTTTCacaacaaaaaatgtttatgCAAGAAAAGTCAAATAACAACTAAGAATTTGTTCCTCAGATACACTGGCACAACTGTGCAAAGAAGTATGTTGTGTGATAACTACTGTAACCATGGAAACATCCTCAACAGCAATCACGTTTGCACTCTTTGAGTTTGTTGCCATGTGCGCATATTCCTCCAAAATaaccaccacaacaaaataaCCATCACACCTGCCCCCAAGAGACACCACTTTTCAACTATCAGGTTGGCaaattttccagtgttttccAGTAACCAGTGTTTGTGAGGGAAACAGGCATTTTACATGCTGCTGGTGAGATGGTAAATTGGTGAAACCTGTCAGGAGAGCATTTTGGAACCATCCACTGGCATTTTAAAAAGCGTACAGCCCTTAAGCCAGCAATACCACTGCGAGGAATTCATCCTATGACTAGATTTCCCCAAACAGTTCAAGATGTGCAAATATGGCTGTTCACCGTGGgattatttataaaaaacaaacaacacacaaAAACCCTACCAGACAACAACAATGCAGAAGCCAAACGACTGCTGCTGAGGTGGGGGGCCCGTGAGCCGGTCCCCAGCACCCCATCACTCACCCGTTCAAGTCAAAGGCTCGGATGAGGATGTGCTGTAAGACATCGAGGGAGGTGATCTGGGGGTCCACAGCAAAAGAGCGGAACTCAGGTGGCAAGCAGCTCTCACATTTCTGAGGAGAGAAGACATGGGGTAGGCCATCAGGGGCCACCTCGCCACGCTAAAGTGGAGTGCGCATAGGAGGCAAGGTCAGAGAAGTGGCGGGGGCCAGGCCAAGGCAGGCATTCTGGGCCATGGTGAGGACTCTGGTGAAGAGGGAGCTTtgggagggttctgagcagagcaGGGATGTGGTCGGACTTAGGACTTAACAGGATCCTTCTGGCTGCTCTGCAAAGAAcagactgggggagggggcaagggagCAAGCAGCAGTCCAGCCAGGAGGAGGCTCCTGCAATAGTCCTGGCATCCAATCCTTCTAGATCTCCTCAACAATGCTTTGCAGGATCACCATGTCCAGTCTAGCCCCTACTAAGTCAGTCCTCCAGGCTGCGACCAATCTAGCACATCTATCTACAACACTCCCTTGCTTAATCTCTTCAAAGGCAGCCCCAGAGTCCCCAGCAGGTGGGCCTATGGGACCCCTCTCTCCAGCCAGCCTCCCTCCAGTGAGCTATTTCAAACATTACACTCTGATCCTACCAAATTGCTGGAAGTTACTTTGAACACATCCTGGCTCCAAGCCTTTGCTTGTGCTGATCCCCCTGTCTGGAAAGTCCTTCCCACTTTCTTCAACTGGCTCACCACAGCTCAGACATCGTCTATTTTCTGCACTCCCAAACCTCTACCTTAGAGCTTCCTCTACTACACTGAAGCGATGTTTACGTCTCCAGAATCTACCCTCTTATCACTACCAATACCACCGCCCTAGTCCGAGCCGCCCCAGTCACTGCTTGCTGGAACCACTGCAACAGCCTTCTTACTCAGAGTACACACCAAAGGCCCTCCCAGTCCGCCCCTCTCTTACCTCTCTTTCACCTCCTACCACTCTTCCCCTCACTCTCTCGCTTCCAGCAACATGGGAACTTAAGGGAACATGCCAAGCtcatccccacctcccagcctttgctcttgctgttccctctgcctagaacactcttccCCGCTGACATGCATATGGCTGACTCCTTTTTATTCGGgtctcttctccttcaatacCTCTCTGGGGAGTTCCCTACACAACCTTGGCTAAAGTAACTCCCTAGTTCACAATCTTTTTCGTTATTTCCTCATGACATTCACCAGTGTCCAAAGCATCTCATTGATTTAGCTGTGTGTCTCCCCGACGAGCAggtcagctccttcagggtgcaCTCTCAACACATACGTGAACTGACTTCAGCGCCTCCTTTTCAGACAGCAGTAGCCCCCCTCATTCCTCAGGGCCCCACTTCCCAACGATTAAGGCCCCTCCTTCAACCCTACAGCTCCTCCTCTCGGCCCATAATCTCCACCTATCCATTCCATAGGTCCCTATCCTCCATTTTCAGTCCCCACGCCTTCACGCCCTGCCCCTGCATTCCCGGTCCAGCCCCCCAGCCGCCTCCCGCCCGCCACCATCACTCTGCCCTCAAGCCTCGCCCCTCAGGTAACACCCCAAATATCAGGTCCCGCCCTCCATCCTAGGGCAGCCACCTTGCCCTCCCCTGGGAGCTCCGGGCCGCCAGCCTCACCTTGACTCGGACCCGTACCACCTCtcgctcctcctcctcagctgccgccgccgccgcctgggCTCCCCCGCCAGGCGGGGGCGCTCCGGAGCCGACCAAGTCCGAGGACCCAGAGGCCATCGCCATCCCGCCACCCGTCTCAGCGTGACAGTGGACCCTTGCCCCCTACCCCTGCGAGAACCCCAGAGTGCGGGCGCCGGCGGCCCCACCTTGCGCCCGAGCGCAGGCGCAGAAGGCGCCACGCGACCCTACCCActccccccccgcccctcccaccTGGCACGGGGTGGAGGTCGCCTATGCGCATGCGCATATGGTGCCGTTGCCTGGAGCCCCGTCCCCCAAGGCCGGGCCGTTGGCCTCACTTCAGCCAATGCGCAGGCGCCTGCTGAGGCTCCGCCTCCCCCCGTCCGCGATTCGGTTGTTTAGGCAGTTTACTTCCGGATTCACCTAGGTGTGTGTTAAAGTGACGACCCATTCGAGCGAAAGAAGTAGGCGGGGAAAGGAAGCGGCTGCGAGATGCcgtcaacccccccccccccgccccgcccaaAGTCACCTCGCATCTTTCCTTACAGATGACGTCATCTATTTCAAATGCCTATGGCCCTCGCTTTGGATGAATGcactggaggaaaaaataatcctttttccagaatcttttaaaaaataatttacacattGTGAAAATGCATGCAGCTGTACGTGTATGTTTTTTGCAGTTTCTGCGTgctatacttcaataaataatttaccaaaaaaagcCATTTTTATGCTCCCTGGAGGTCCTAGCTTTTTAAAGTTTGCCTTCATTTTATCTAAACCTTACAACACGTTGAGGTCGGTCTTGTTATTAAACAGTGTGTACACTAAATGTCAGCTGAATGACTGAACACCTCTTAGACTCCTCTGAGAAACTTACACTGCAAAATGCAAAAAGGCATTTTCCTCGCTTTATTGCACAGCATCCATATGGTTTGGACAAAATAGATTGCCCTCACAATGTAATTTCTAACAAAGGAGTCCTGTAAGGTGCCTGGACTTCAGCTATTGTTGCAGGGTTGTATGGGTGCTACCTGTAATGTTGACTTTTTAGAGAAGTTTGCAATTATAttttagtatctttttaaataacttgttgCCTTggtattaatattaaataaacatctattttctGGAAGGTATAAGTAATTGGGAATTTTTCTTGAAAGCCAGAAGAGGGTTATTAGCACATGTCTCTTGTCCCATGTGCTGGAGTCAACACTTTTTATGGCACTGCTGGATTTCCTGATGGAAACAAGTAGTTTGAGAGTCTGCTTCTCATTAAAATTATCATAGGATGGGGTGAGCAAAACATTAGCCTGGAGCTTGGGGTTTATGCTGAGGGCACTGGAGCACAGGATTTAGATGGGGGTATGATGTGGTCAGACGCTTCTGTCTTGGTTGTGGAGAAAGCCTTGGATAGAAAGATCAGGGAAGCAAGATCAAAAAGAAGGTCCTTGCTATAATCCTTGGGAgaactttctctttcatttggttattcttccattcaacaaatacGAAGTGTAGGCCAGATTAcctacatatattaattcatttaatctgcaTAAAagctctatgaggtaggtactattactattagcattttacagatgagagtaCTCAAAGTCAGGGAGAAACATGCTCAAGGTCAAAGGGATAGTGACAGAAAGAGTAGACAGTGCAATGGACAGAAAGTGGGGCTGTGCCGGGCATGTgtgaggaagagcaaggaggcagCATGCCTTAAGTAAGTGATGAGGTAAGTGGTGGATCTGAGGTGAGAAAGTGATGCATGGTTTTGGCCTTAACAGTGAGGCATTTCTCAAAAGCTGTACTGTAGGCTcgagcagaaccaggatttgaactgaagTCCTGCCCTGCACAGGTCACTTAGAGCCAGCCTACAGGTAtctgcagttttgtttttgtttttgttttttgaagattagccttgagctaacatctgctgctaatcctcctcttttggccaaggaagactggccccgagccaacatccatggccatcctcctccaccccatatgtgggatgcccgccacagcatggctccatgtgcagtgccatgtccgcacctgggatccgaaccggcaaaccccgggccgaagcggaacatgagcacttaaccgctgtgccaccgggccggcccctgcagttttattattcattctttgTCATCTCTCCAAAATTTCTCAAATACCCATTTGTTTTATGACTGATGGTCTATGAGGTGAATGACAGAGACTGTGGgatgagtgggggaggggtctgTAGGATGGGGGTATCTGTGGGGTGGATCATGGGACTCTGTGGGTCCATGATAGGTGGTCTGTGGGGGTAATTGGGGATCTGTGGGGTGAGTCATAGGGGAATATGAAGTAAGGGATGGATTCTGCAACTTGAGTTATGGGGAGTTTACAGGGTGAGTGATGGGGCATCTGTAGGGTGAGTGATGAGAGGCCTATGAGGTAAATGATAGGGGGTGTGTGGGAAGAGTGACAGGGTCTGTGTGATACATGATGGGGGGGTTTATGGGGTGACTCATGCAGTTGTAGGGTACATGATGGGAGGTCTGCTGGGGCAATGATGGGGTCTGTGGTGTGAGTGATGGACGTCTATGAGTGAACGAAAGGCTGTTGTGGGGACAGTGATGGGTGTTTTAGGGGATAATGATGGGATCTGTGGGGTGAGTTTTGTTTGGTCTGTGGGGTGAGTGATGGGGGTCTTTAGGCTAGTGATGGGTAAGTCTGTGAGGTGCCTGATCAGGAGAGAAGAGGCTGAGTAAATTGAagaacttgaagatttggaaaattctcactCAGCCTGtccatattgcaaaaaatgagaaagtgtgtTCTGGAGAGAACGCCAAGGGTATAGTTGGACGATCACTCCTTAAAAGAGATTATGGGTTTCTCATGGATCTAACCAGCCATCACAGGAATCTGTGGGGTCAGTGAGGTCATAGATTAGAGGTCTAAGTGATGATGATGGGGGTCTGTGGAATGAATGGGTGATGGAGAGGTCTGTAGGGTCAGTCATGGGGCATCTCTGGGGTTAGTAATTAAAGATCTCTCAGTGTTAGGGTCAAGatcttttatttcctgattttaaacctCCTGTGTTCTCTTGTACCTTTGTTCCAACAGCTCCTGGCAGTAGCTCCATacagctcctttcttcctcctgtctctgtccctttTGGCGCCCACCCAATCAGCTTGAGTTTGACAGATCAATTCACTTTGTCCCTCCAACCCGTGAGAGCAAGGATTGGACTCTTCTGGCAGGTAGAGAGTTGCTCATGAGCCAGCGTTGAAGCCCAGTCCATCACTCATTAGTTCTGTTTGCTCTTGGCTTTTGTGGCTTTGGTGTCCAGTGTGCTCTGGGCAAGAGAGAGCTGCTTCATGGAGTCAAGCACAAGGATTCCTGGCAGCACCAGCCACAGGCTGTTcatgaaaacaaagtaaaaccaGAAATAGAGCGGGTGGCCCAGCTCTCCATGCTGGAATCCGTCACGTTGCTCTGTCAGGAAATAGAGCACATCCCCGTAGATTTGAcctgtgggagggagaaggggaagggggaacCCTGTGAGGAGGAAGAACCATTCCAGGGCATTTTCCAAGTCATCATTCAAGGTCTCAGAGCTCAAGCCTCCCAAATTCAGGGAGCTAAGAATTCTGAAATCACACAGCTGAAAATTTGAGGAATCAGAAGCTGAGAATTTCTGAACTCAGGAGAGTTCTTATCTCTGGAATTTAAGGAAGCTCAATACCCTTTAAGACAGCTCAGGACTCCAGGACTAAAGAGAACTCACATTTACGGAACTAAAGAAAGCTAACAATGTAAGAACACAAGAGGACTGAATCTCAGACGAAGGGAGCTCAGAATCCTGACCCTGGAGGATCCAGGGGCTGCCCGCCATCACAGGCCACCTCATCTAACCTTCACAGGAGACTTtgtgatggaggaggaggagaaatggacTCTCTCTGCTTGAGAATGCAGGCCAAAAGGGGCATGGCTGTTCCAGCACCTCAGAGTTTGTCATTCAGTCTGACTTGGCCCTGGATGGGCACAACTGAGAGATCCCACCTGCAGGTATGCCCCTATGTCTGTGAACCCCCATCAACCCCTCCAGCACCCAGTGTGGGCCCTCTCCTCACCCACAGAGACCACGAGCTGTAGGACAAAGCGGAGGGGCTGCTGGCGGAGAAAGGCAATTACCACCCATAGGCTGAGGGGTCCCCAAAGGCAAGCTGTGATGGTCTCCATGCATACCGTGAAGTTGTCATTCCTGTGGGGAGAAAGGATGGAGAGACATTGGCATCATTGTGCTCTACCCTCAGGGCACCCCATTAGTGCTCCCTGACTAACAACCACCCCAAACCAGTGCAGGTTTCCCTCGACAGAGGCCAAGACTTACAGGATGTATCGGCTGTCCCCCTTGGCATACTCTTTCCCTGAAGAAGACAAAAGACATACATGAAGAataaaggcaggaaaaggaacTCAGACTTGTGAGAGCTCAGGGCCCCTGTAAGACAGCAGGCTTTATAACcgctctatgcctcagtttcctcatctgaaatggGGTAATTGTTTGGACCCTAGAGTTAACATGTGTATACAAGATAATGTATGCAAGTCTGACACAGAACAGTAAGTGTGGCTGTGATTGtctggtattcaataaatgtggaAAAAGGGAAGCAGGTGTAGATGACGGGGTGAGTGAAGAAGCCaataagtgagagagagagcacacGGGTGAACAGATAAGAGAATGAAAGAGTGAGGAGagactcaataagaaaaagatcacCCAATACAAAAATAGGCAGGAGACTGAAATAGgttcttcacaaaagaggatttccaaatggtcaataaacacatgcgAGGTGCTCAAACtttcattagtcattaaggaaaagcaaattaagacCGTAATGACATATCGCTCGGATCCACTAGGACTAAAATTTAAGAAACACCTGACCATACTAAGTGTcattgaggatgtggagaaactagacgtttcatatactgctggtgggaatataaaatggtgcagccatttttgaaaacagtttggcagtttttcaaAGTTATATGCACATCTACCATccgacccagccattccactcctccATATTTATCCAAGTGAAATGAAAGATCTCTACACACAAAGACTtctataagaatgttcatagcagctttatcatGAAGCCAAAAAGATGTATTGTTTATAAGAGCAAAAAATTGGGGGGAAATGCCCATCAATACTGGACAAGTCAAATAATTCTGTCACATCTGTGCTTTGAAAGCTCTTTATGAATTAATAAGGAGTTACgtcattaaaaaaagcaaaggtcaggggctggccccatggtgtagagGTTAaattcagtgcgctctgcttcagtggcctgggttcatgggtttggatcccaggagtggacctacaccactcatcagccacactgaggtgtgacccacatataaaaagtagtggaagattgacacagatgttagctcagggctaatcttcctcaagcaaaaaaagaggaggactggggggcccggccccagggccaggtggttaagttcatgtgctccactttggcggcccagggtttcactggtttggatcctggaggcagacctagcaccgctcatcaagccatgctgaggtggcgacccacacagttcaactagaaggacccacaactagaatatacaactatgtactggggggctttcgggcGAAGaggcaaaaagtaaaaaaagattgacaacagatgttagctcagggcaaatctttaaaaaaatttataaaagaggaggatggcaacagatgttagctcaaggataatcttcctcagcaaaaaaaaaagcaaagttcaaAAGTGTATATAGCATGTTACTATTTATTtacacaaaagggaaaaattaaaacaataatgatgataataataataataaagttatatGGCATCCACTGTCTGCCAAATACTGTTGTAAGTGTCCTACATATATTTGGGTATTACTATTATCCCTCTTTTACAATTGAGCAAATTGAGGCTTGTGTaatctatatataaataaaccCTGGAAGGAAACAAGCAATTATTAACAGTGGTTAATAGTTGGGGAAACTTGGTGGATAGAAGGTAGATTTTCAATGCATACCTCTCCAAATGGTTTGTTTTTTGACCCATGTGAATATACATGCAAcaataaagttaaataatttttaaaaataaattaatgggggtgggccccatggctgagtggttaagtttgcacactccactttggtggcccagggtttcaccggttcagatcctggacgcggacatgccaccgctcatcaggccatgctgaggcagcgtcccacatagcgcaactagaaggacctacaactagaatatacaaatacatactggggggctttggggagaagaagaagaagaagaaaaaaaaaaaaagattggcaacagatgttagctcagggccaatcttgaaaattaattaactaggggccagcccagtggtgcagcagttaagtgtgcacattctgctttttggcggcctggggttcgctggtttggatcccgggtgtggacatggcactgcttagcaagccatgctgtggtagcgtcccacatatgaagtagaggaagatgggcacggatgttagctcagggccagccttcctcagcaaaaagaggaggattggcagcagttagctcagggctaatcttccccccaaaaaagaaaattaattaattaattagttaattaattaatggaaGAAGAGTTGGTGGGTGGGTAAACATCTAAACCAATCCCTGCCCAGAAATTTCCCTCCCACAGCACCTCAAAGAACTCAGGACTCACAGAGTTGGGACAAGAAGGCTTGGTCTCCAAGAAGGTCCTCGTGGTAGAGGCTGAACCAGCCCTCAATCACCAGGTGAATGAACCCACAGACTGCAAACCAGCACAGGGACAGTCGCCGCCAAATCCCCAGTGGGACGACTGCAGCACGACCTGACAACAGCCACGTGGTGACAACTAAGACcccagagacagagaagaggcCGGCCAGGAGATGCCAGGCGGGGCAGTCATTAGGCACAAACTTGTCCAGCCTTAGGTGCCGAGGCCAGTATGGGTGCAAGGGGCTGGCGCTGGTGGTCATGTCGTTGTAAGCTGACGGCTGTGTGTGGATggtagaaagcagaaaaaaggaagagaaacctgATCAAACAGTAAACACATGAGATCATAAAATCAAACCCAAGTAGTTTACCATCACaagaaatgtaaatagactaaattatTCAGCTAATAGACAGACTGTAAGACTGgattaaaaataatctaattatatgctgtttaaaaaacataactaTAAGCCCacagaaagactgaaagcttGTTCCAGCCCTTCGTATGATATGGTAGACACGGGAACCAGACCAGGTGCCAGCCTTCAGGTGTCAGTCTGCTGGGGAAGACACAGGATCCAAGTCTGGTTCCCGTCCTCATTGGTCACAGTCTGGTAGGCAGACACAAGAACCAGACTAGGTTAGTCCCAGCCCTGATTAGTCACGCTCTGGTGGGGGACACAGCAATAGGTTGGGTCCCATTGCAGGGGTCAGTGTCTCGCATCGTTCAACGGAAAGCTATTCCCTCCCCGTAGTCACGGTAACTGCAGGACAGACGCGAGAAGGCTAACCAGAACTACGACCCTCAGGTTCAGTGTGTGAAAACCAGACACTTCCCCCAACAGCGCACGACGCAGCCAACCTGCAAATGAGAGAAAAGTGGAAGACAGAGGTCTGGCGCGCGGcgctaaaaagaaaaaggagggtcAAATGCAGAGACCACCAATCAGAACTAGAACCCTCTAGTCCAGCTGCCCAACGAGAAGGCGGATCTCCCGTCGTGCGGACTACCGCGCAGTAACtggggggggcggcgggggggggaCCGGCGGGGGGGACGCTCTCGCGCAAGCGCGTGGGAGGGCGGGAGGGGCAAGGGTCTCGCTTAGGCGCGCCGAGGGCCGGCCGTTTAGCAGTTGGGAGCTAGGGGATGGAGTGGCGCGGCGGGTGGAGGGCACTCACCCAGCGGCGGGGTCGCAATGGCCTCTCCGGGCTCCTGGCTGTCTCTAGCCTAGCTCGCGGGCTCCGTAACAGCCCTAGTTCTTCCCCAACCTCTGGTCAGGTTCCTCGCCTTACCGGGCTGACCAATGGAGGGGCTGGAAAGGCGGCCCGTGCCGCTCCCAACCAATAGGAGCTCTCTATGtgcccccggccccgccctcACGCGTGGTGCCATTTTCGCTGTTGGCTGAGCCCGAGTCAGGAGTTGGGTGGGCGTTTGCAGCCGAGGCCAATCTGCAGCGAGTGTTGGAATCAATTACCTACCTTATCAGTCAATCACATCGGAAATCAAGTGTTCGTCCTCCTCGTCTGCTGTTGAACCAGCGTTGCGTTGCTTCCTCTCACCTTTGCCCTCATTTTCTAGGCAGAGCAACCAATTAGTTCCCGGACCAACCTTCAATCCTAATGTCCAAATGGGCAAGGAAACTGTTAATACGACAGGCAGATCACATCCTGTACATCGTGCCTCCGCCCTCTCCCTCAGAGCTCAGAACTCCTCAGCGGTCATCCTTGTGCCAACTCTAAAGAGCCATTCAGAGCTCCCTAACTCTAAGCCAGTGGGCAGCCAGAGGGCGCCATCAATCAGAATCCAGACCCATCCCAGATCTCCCATCCAATGAGAACGCACAACTCTCAGTCCTAGGGATCAATAAGCAGCAACTCTTCATCTCTCttgctttccctcctctctgtcccagTCAGAGCAACCAATCGGAATGGGACTCCTTCAGTTTTCCAGCCAATTAGTATCAGGCTTCCCGCACATCCCACTATCCAATCTGTCCTGGCCTCACTCAAATCAAGCAGTGCCATCCTCAGGCTTATCATCCACTCATGAACAGTAGTAAATTAATCTGGAACCAATCACAACCTGCTCCCTTTTCATGGTTTCCAGCTTCCAAGCTATATCTATGCTGTGCCCCC
This window encodes:
- the EBP gene encoding 3-beta-hydroxysteroid-Delta(8),Delta(7)-isomerase produces the protein MTTSASPLHPYWPRHLRLDKFVPNDCPAWHLLAGLFSVSGVLVVTTWLLSGRAAVVPLGIWRRLSLCWFAVCGFIHLVIEGWFSLYHEDLLGDQAFLSQLWKEYAKGDSRYILNDNFTVCMETITACLWGPLSLWVVIAFLRQQPLRFVLQLVVSVGQIYGDVLYFLTEQRDGFQHGELGHPLYFWFYFVFMNSLWLVLPGILVLDSMKQLSLAQSTLDTKATKAKSKQN